In Paenibacillus sp. BIC5C1, a genomic segment contains:
- the pstC gene encoding phosphate ABC transporter permease subunit PstC translates to MNNKLKPRRPLREKHYWEEWTGRIYTSICVVFLIVVMFSIVYFVASKGLSTFFQNGVSLREFLSGKTWNPTGEPAAYGALPFITGSFITTLLAALIASPLSLCAALFMTEIVPGKGKKILQPAIELLSGIPSVVYGFIGLSVIVPLLRSMFGGAGVGIAAGCLVLSVMILPTVTSIMADALSALPKGLRESSYALGATRWQTIYRVIIPTVLPALLTGIVLGMARAFGEALAVQMVIGNAPHVPTSLLESASTLTSVITLSMGNTTMGSVHNNALWSMALVLLVMTFVFVILVRLLERRNRV, encoded by the coding sequence ATGAACAACAAGTTGAAACCACGCCGGCCCTTGAGAGAGAAGCATTATTGGGAAGAGTGGACGGGACGGATCTATACGTCGATTTGTGTCGTTTTCCTGATCGTTGTCATGTTTTCCATCGTTTATTTTGTAGCGTCCAAAGGCTTGTCGACCTTTTTCCAGAATGGCGTAAGTTTACGCGAATTTTTATCTGGAAAAACGTGGAATCCAACGGGGGAACCCGCTGCCTACGGAGCGTTGCCGTTCATTACCGGTTCATTCATAACAACTTTGCTTGCAGCTCTGATTGCAAGTCCGCTTAGCTTGTGTGCAGCGCTCTTCATGACCGAGATTGTACCAGGTAAAGGTAAAAAGATATTGCAACCTGCGATTGAGTTGCTGTCCGGTATTCCTTCCGTAGTGTACGGGTTTATCGGTCTCAGTGTGATCGTTCCTTTATTGCGCAGCATGTTTGGCGGAGCCGGCGTCGGGATTGCAGCCGGATGTTTGGTTCTGTCTGTTATGATTTTGCCTACCGTAACAAGCATTATGGCAGATGCACTGTCTGCACTGCCGAAAGGTCTGCGTGAATCATCCTACGCACTGGGTGCAACCCGCTGGCAAACAATCTACCGTGTCATTATCCCGACGGTTCTTCCAGCTTTACTGACAGGGATTGTACTGGGTATGGCTCGCGCATTTGGTGAAGCTCTTGCTGTACAGATGGTCATCGGGAATGCACCGCACGTACCGACATCACTGCTCGAATCGGCTTCAACGTTAACGAGTGTAATCACCCTGAGTATGGGGAACACCACGATGGGATCTGTTCATAATAATGCACTGTGGAGTATGGCGCTTGTCCTGCTGGTGATGACCTTTGTCTTCGTCATTCTGGTTCGCCTGCTTGAAAGGAGGAACCGGGTATGA
- the pstA gene encoding phosphate ABC transporter permease PstA: MKAKTVDKVATSVIVVLALFIVVLLLGLLGFILVRGIGQINWHFLTSAPQLLKGGGGIGPQLFNSIFLLVLTLIITIPLGWGGGIYMAEYAKPGRITSFIRLVVEVLSSFPSIVIGLFGLLLIVNTFGLGFSLLSGAMALAIFNLPLMVRTTEQAFRAVPKEQKEAGLALGLSKWKIITSILLPVALPSLITGTILASGRIFGEAAALMFTAGMSSPPLDFTDWNPTSPRSPINPLRPAETLAVHIWKVNSEGIGPDSKEVAAGASAVLVLLVLAFNLSARWIGRVVYRRMTASK, encoded by the coding sequence ATGAAGGCTAAAACGGTAGATAAAGTTGCCACATCCGTTATCGTTGTTCTGGCACTGTTCATTGTTGTTCTCTTGCTCGGTTTGCTTGGCTTCATTCTGGTACGTGGAATCGGACAGATTAACTGGCACTTCCTGACCAGTGCACCACAGTTGCTCAAAGGTGGAGGCGGGATTGGACCGCAATTATTCAACTCGATCTTCCTGCTTGTCCTGACATTGATTATTACGATTCCGCTCGGATGGGGCGGCGGTATTTATATGGCCGAGTACGCCAAGCCGGGCCGGATCACAAGTTTTATTCGACTGGTTGTCGAAGTGTTATCCTCGTTCCCGTCTATCGTTATTGGTTTGTTCGGACTCTTGTTAATTGTTAATACATTTGGTCTTGGATTCTCCTTATTATCAGGTGCCATGGCCTTGGCAATATTCAATCTTCCACTCATGGTGCGGACAACGGAGCAGGCGTTCCGGGCCGTTCCGAAAGAGCAGAAGGAAGCGGGTCTTGCTCTCGGGTTGTCCAAATGGAAAATTATCACTTCCATTCTGCTGCCTGTGGCATTGCCAAGCTTAATCACGGGTACGATCCTGGCATCGGGCCGGATCTTCGGCGAAGCAGCAGCCCTGATGTTCACAGCGGGTATGAGTAGTCCACCGCTGGACTTCACGGACTGGAATCCAACGAGTCCAAGATCGCCAATCAATCCATTGCGTCCGGCAGAGACACTGGCCGTGCACATCTGGAAAGTAAACAGTGAAGGCATTGGCCCGGATTCCAAAGAAGTAGCCGCTGGCGCTTCAGCCGTGCTTGTACTTCTCGTACTGGCGTTCAATCTGAGTGCACGCTGGATCGGTCGGGTGGTTTACCGCCGCATGACAGCTTCGAAATAA
- the pstB gene encoding phosphate ABC transporter ATP-binding protein PstB gives MAIPFGTEQLSIYYGHFQAVKQISLTFPEASVTALIGPSGCGKSTFLRSLNRMNDEIAGSRTEGHIWMDGNDLNEPGTDVIKLRQKIGMVWQKPNPFHKSIYNNIAFGPRYRGIKNKKALDEIVEKSLRRAALWDEVKDRLNESALALSGGQQQRLCIARALSVDPQILLLDEPASALDPVSTGKVEELISELKKELRIVIVTHNMQQAARISDYTAYFYLGSMVEHGDTEHIFTNPDNRLTQEYIMGRFG, from the coding sequence ATGGCCATACCTTTTGGTACGGAACAGTTAAGCATATATTATGGACATTTTCAGGCCGTCAAACAGATCAGCCTGACGTTTCCCGAAGCCAGTGTGACCGCACTCATTGGACCATCCGGCTGTGGTAAATCCACGTTCCTGCGGTCGCTCAACCGGATGAATGACGAGATTGCCGGTTCCCGCACCGAGGGACATATCTGGATGGATGGCAATGATCTGAACGAGCCGGGCACAGACGTAATCAAGCTTCGTCAGAAGATTGGCATGGTGTGGCAGAAGCCGAACCCTTTCCACAAGTCTATCTACAACAATATCGCGTTTGGCCCCCGCTACCGCGGTATCAAGAACAAGAAGGCACTGGATGAAATTGTGGAAAAAAGCTTGCGCCGCGCTGCGCTCTGGGACGAAGTGAAGGACAGACTGAATGAGTCTGCCCTGGCCCTCTCGGGTGGACAACAGCAGCGGCTCTGTATCGCCCGCGCGTTGTCGGTTGATCCGCAGATTTTGCTGCTCGATGAGCCGGCATCTGCGCTTGACCCGGTATCTACGGGTAAAGTGGAGGAGTTGATCTCGGAGCTTAAGAAAGAGCTGCGGATCGTAATTGTTACCCACAATATGCAGCAGGCGGCACGCATCTCGGATTATACGGCTTATTTTTATCTGGGAAGCATGGTTGAGCACGGAGATACGGAGCATATTTTCACCAATCCGGACAATCGTCTGACTCAGGAATATATTATGGGACGTTTCGGTTAA
- a CDS encoding phosphotransferase enzyme family protein encodes MWIITIHKIAHDTMATEIISHYSIAKPSVSFIRHNENLTYQVVDESTGQKYLLRIHKAAFASMTGIQHTRPALEAEMNLLHELRATSPLRVQIPVRNTLNEWVTVYLDETGEEICCTVLEWIEGRDIKQGERLTTAQIHDLGVQLQILHQYGRRPKETPKPLEGSQVSESGQQMNDRDQHADKAIIAEMYTDSDSPALEHTEVRPAYGSIKENLVMLKQLEEGVRRGIFTPADFDMIRETFENINGQLETYPHNAETWGVIHGDITRGNLLVTEQGISMIDFCLYGYGYYLFDAGGAALIFNREERDVFLSGYSEKTGPLTKRDIRLMEGFMLIFTFGYFAFQMENESRYEWMKERMPLICSKFCKPYVQNESIFYEL; translated from the coding sequence ATGTGGATCATAACTATTCATAAGATTGCCCATGACACCATGGCAACTGAAATTATCTCGCATTATTCCATAGCGAAGCCTTCGGTTTCCTTTATCCGACATAATGAAAATCTAACGTATCAGGTGGTTGATGAATCGACCGGACAGAAGTATCTATTGCGAATACATAAGGCCGCTTTTGCAAGCATGACGGGCATCCAGCATACACGACCTGCACTTGAAGCAGAGATGAATTTACTTCATGAATTACGAGCTACCAGCCCATTGCGGGTGCAGATACCTGTACGCAATACATTGAATGAGTGGGTCACTGTCTATTTGGACGAAACAGGAGAAGAGATCTGTTGTACTGTTCTGGAATGGATTGAGGGCAGGGATATCAAGCAGGGAGAACGTCTGACAACAGCGCAGATTCATGATTTGGGTGTACAGTTGCAGATATTGCATCAATATGGACGACGACCTAAGGAAACTCCCAAGCCACTTGAGGGTTCACAGGTGTCTGAAAGCGGACAGCAGATGAATGACCGTGATCAGCATGCTGATAAGGCGATCATCGCAGAGATGTATACCGATAGCGACAGCCCTGCCTTGGAGCATACAGAAGTAAGACCAGCCTACGGCTCGATCAAAGAGAATCTGGTCATGCTGAAGCAATTGGAGGAAGGCGTTAGACGTGGCATCTTTACTCCTGCAGATTTCGATATGATTCGTGAGACGTTTGAGAACATTAACGGTCAACTCGAAACGTATCCGCACAATGCCGAGACATGGGGAGTGATTCACGGGGACATCACCCGCGGCAATCTGTTAGTGACGGAACAGGGGATATCCATGATTGATTTTTGTTTATACGGTTATGGCTACTATCTATTTGATGCCGGAGGTGCGGCTCTTATTTTCAATCGGGAGGAACGGGATGTCTTCTTATCGGGTTATAGTGAGAAGACAGGACCACTAACGAAGCGTGATATTCGTTTAATGGAAGGATTCATGCTGATCTTTACGTTCGGCTATTTTGCATTCCAGATGGAGAATGAATCCAGGTACGAATGGATGAAAGAGCGAATGCCTCTTATATGCAGCAAATTTTGCAAACCATATGTACAGAATGAGAGTATTTTCTATGAGTTATAA
- a CDS encoding MFS transporter — protein MKNIRAKRVASKGQSGGWKHAGLLLSGVGISNLGDFIYIVAINLMVLNMTQSPAAVAGLWIISPIASVCTKFWSGSLIDRYDQRQLMIGADMLRALLVAALPLMSSLWMMYAVMFLISMSSSIFVPSSQVYITRLVPAERRKRFNSLQALISSGAFITGPAVAGVMLIYLSPAAAIYANAISFAASALILMFLPKLGIGEQNIGTGSRLTPRMIAQDWRAVLSFSRKSGYVVGIYALFQIILVVGMSLDAQEVVFIRQVMNLPESQYGALMSITGIGYLAGSMLVWMFAKHLPIRHMMGGGVLLVALGYFLFARSFSFELAAVAFILLGLCSALANTGLVTFYQNNIPVDLMGRMSSVLGLVLSVLQVASILIAGVIAEQLSLRMVYTVVSGVMLLAALGLWVTSMFPSRSRYYDEPAKPKAMVG, from the coding sequence ATGAAGAACATTCGTGCAAAGAGAGTTGCATCGAAGGGGCAGTCTGGTGGCTGGAAGCATGCCGGATTGCTACTTAGCGGAGTGGGCATATCCAATCTGGGTGATTTCATATATATTGTGGCGATTAACCTGATGGTATTGAATATGACACAGTCTCCAGCGGCAGTCGCAGGGTTGTGGATTATCTCGCCGATTGCTTCGGTGTGCACTAAGTTTTGGTCAGGCAGCCTGATTGATCGTTATGATCAGCGACAGCTGATGATTGGTGCTGATATGCTACGGGCATTGTTGGTGGCGGCGCTCCCACTGATGTCCAGCCTATGGATGATGTATGCAGTGATGTTTTTGATCAGCATGTCTTCATCTATATTTGTCCCTTCCTCTCAGGTATACATTACCCGGTTGGTACCTGCTGAACGGCGCAAGCGCTTCAATTCCCTACAAGCCCTGATCAGCTCAGGGGCATTTATTACCGGCCCAGCAGTTGCAGGAGTGATGCTGATTTATCTATCTCCGGCGGCAGCCATTTATGCCAATGCGATTTCCTTTGCTGCTTCTGCGTTGATTCTAATGTTTCTTCCCAAACTGGGCATTGGAGAACAGAATATAGGGACGGGAAGCAGACTGACACCTCGGATGATTGCCCAGGATTGGAGAGCTGTACTGAGCTTCAGCCGAAAGTCGGGCTACGTGGTCGGTATATATGCCCTGTTCCAGATTATTCTGGTGGTCGGCATGTCGCTGGATGCTCAGGAAGTGGTGTTTATCCGTCAGGTGATGAACCTGCCTGAATCACAGTACGGAGCATTAATGAGTATCACCGGAATCGGTTATTTGGCAGGTTCCATGCTGGTTTGGATGTTCGCCAAACATTTGCCGATCCGTCACATGATGGGTGGCGGTGTACTTCTGGTCGCGCTGGGTTATTTTCTGTTCGCCCGTTCATTCTCGTTTGAGCTGGCGGCGGTTGCCTTTATTCTGCTCGGTCTGTGCTCCGCACTGGCGAATACGGGCCTGGTTACCTTTTATCAAAATAATATCCCTGTCGATCTGATGGGGCGAATGAGTAGTGTACTTGGACTTGTGTTAAGTGTGTTGCAAGTAGCTTCCATTTTGATTGCAGGGGTAATAGCAGAGCAGTTGTCGCTTCGTATGGTATATACAGTTGTTTCTGGGGTCATGCTGTTAGCTGCGTTGGGATTGTGGGTGACGAGCATGTTTCCTTCCCGAAGCAGGTATTACGATGAACCGGCGAAGCCCAAGGCGATGGTGGGGTGA
- the sdaAB gene encoding L-serine ammonia-lyase, iron-sulfur-dependent subunit beta — translation MRFKDVFSIIGPSMTGPSSSHTAGAARLGRIARQWLGCTPERARLTLYGSFADTYQGHGTDLALIGGLLDYVTDDPRIPDAEQYAEEAGMEVEFFTSGLPAPHPNTVKIELWHGDRECSLIGASIGGGSVSVHALNDFRVQISGEFPTLVLRHSDKAGVLASVTSTISSSGVNIGYMQVDRKARDGEALTAMEMDGVPNPEMLNRLRSLDHMLDIRVIDLKRGVEPDAV, via the coding sequence ATGCGTTTTAAAGACGTTTTTTCAATTATTGGTCCGTCCATGACAGGTCCATCAAGTTCACATACGGCTGGAGCGGCAAGATTGGGGCGAATTGCCCGTCAGTGGCTGGGATGCACGCCTGAACGCGCCCGATTAACTCTATACGGCTCGTTTGCTGATACGTATCAGGGGCATGGTACGGATCTTGCGTTGATTGGTGGCCTGCTTGATTATGTGACTGATGATCCACGTATACCGGATGCAGAACAATATGCAGAGGAAGCGGGTATGGAAGTAGAGTTTTTCACAAGCGGCCTGCCTGCTCCTCATCCCAATACGGTTAAGATTGAGCTGTGGCACGGAGACCGTGAATGCTCATTAATTGGTGCTTCCATCGGCGGGGGCAGTGTTTCCGTGCATGCATTGAATGATTTTCGTGTACAGATCAGCGGAGAGTTCCCCACACTTGTACTGCGACATTCGGACAAAGCAGGGGTTCTCGCTTCGGTAACCTCCACCATCAGTTCGTCCGGGGTGAACATCGGGTACATGCAAGTGGATCGGAAAGCCCGGGATGGTGAAGCACTGACAGCGATGGAGATGGATGGTGTGCCGAATCCTGAGATGTTGAACCGCCTACGGTCGCTGGATCATATGCTGGACATTCGCGTGATTGATTTGAAGAGAGGGGTCGAGCCTGATGCGGTTTAA
- the sdaAA gene encoding L-serine ammonia-lyase, iron-sulfur-dependent, subunit alpha — protein MRFKHLHELNTICTAESKTIAQLMIEEQVQETNIPEADVVRQMSDYYQVMKEAVHKGLTEDTTSRSGLTGGDGKKMAEYIRKGETCSGDASALAMAYALCVSEVNASMGRIVATPTAGSCGIIPGVFISSQERFGWSDEHLVNGLFCAGAIGYVIANNSFISGAEGGCQAEVGSAIGMAAGAMVELRGGTPEQVVHAVGLALKNTLGLICDPVAGLVEIPCIVRNGLGAVTALAAADMALAGVRSAIPSDEVIDVMLEVGSAMPSRHRETAQGGLAQTPTGRKMMEKLAKPKAKRAEPEAEAETPAENKPEAKA, from the coding sequence ATGCGGTTTAAACATCTACATGAACTAAATACCATCTGTACAGCAGAGTCCAAGACCATTGCCCAGCTGATGATCGAAGAGCAGGTTCAGGAGACGAATATCCCGGAAGCGGATGTTGTGCGGCAGATGTCGGATTACTACCAGGTGATGAAGGAAGCTGTACACAAAGGGCTGACAGAAGATACGACATCACGCAGCGGCTTGACTGGTGGAGATGGCAAAAAAATGGCTGAGTACATTCGTAAAGGTGAGACTTGTTCTGGAGATGCCTCTGCACTGGCCATGGCGTATGCCCTTTGTGTATCGGAAGTGAATGCCTCCATGGGTCGGATCGTTGCGACACCGACAGCCGGTTCCTGCGGCATCATTCCGGGTGTATTTATCAGCTCCCAGGAGCGTTTTGGCTGGAGTGACGAGCACCTGGTGAACGGTCTGTTCTGCGCGGGAGCGATCGGTTATGTCATTGCCAACAATTCATTTATCTCCGGTGCAGAGGGTGGCTGTCAGGCTGAAGTGGGTTCTGCTATCGGTATGGCCGCTGGAGCCATGGTGGAGCTGCGTGGAGGGACGCCGGAGCAAGTGGTTCATGCGGTTGGTCTCGCGTTAAAAAATACATTAGGCCTTATCTGCGATCCGGTCGCAGGCCTCGTGGAAATTCCGTGCATCGTCCGTAACGGACTGGGTGCGGTAACCGCTTTGGCTGCGGCCGATATGGCGCTTGCCGGGGTGCGTAGTGCCATTCCGTCTGACGAAGTCATTGATGTCATGCTGGAAGTGGGCAGTGCGATGCCAAGCAGGCACCGTGAAACGGCCCAAGGTGGGCTTGCTCAAACGCCGACAGGACGGAAAATGATGGAGAAGCTTGCCAAACCAAAGGCGAAGCGTGCTGAGCCTGAGGCTGAAGCCGAGACTCCTGCTGAAAATAAACCAGAAGCCAAGGCATAG
- a CDS encoding YhgE/Pip domain-containing protein translates to MKSVFQTSILFLKNGATVVGLITAVLFQVFFNTIWLSGYDQVNARMNQLAVTIVNEDGAAAEPVAKSLAEGLNFAIKPSATMEEARRMLTDRDVYMIIEIPSGFMQQAGDLSSPVAVKYVMNESNVATVKSVMQTVSAQVTATLNREVQQNSIRGVLNQSGMADDQANVMAAGLSSRVEAEVERLNPVHNFAFSMVPMLIVTATFTGAMLLGMNLQKVSGELSSRAGKWERFWARNIINVGAAFIVSLVGAGMMHVMGVSSADGWWMLWLFQLLITLSFLFVAQLSLLLLGNAGAWLNSALLPLLMLSSGATIPRDVMPDFYQQIGHYLPATYAVEGMMNLVLGGNGISRDVMLLVVIGAATLVLGVICTWIKRSGPAQSGIPLESKSAPTPVALTGNLPSPDRG, encoded by the coding sequence ATGAAAAGTGTTTTTCAAACGAGTATTCTGTTTTTGAAAAATGGAGCTACAGTGGTCGGGTTAATTACAGCCGTACTGTTCCAGGTTTTTTTTAATACCATTTGGCTTAGTGGATATGATCAGGTAAATGCACGGATGAATCAGCTTGCAGTAACTATCGTAAATGAAGATGGGGCTGCGGCGGAGCCTGTGGCAAAGTCTCTTGCAGAGGGCCTTAATTTCGCGATCAAACCCTCGGCAACTATGGAAGAAGCAAGGCGGATGTTGACGGACCGGGATGTATACATGATTATCGAGATTCCATCCGGTTTCATGCAGCAGGCGGGAGACTTGTCGAGCCCGGTGGCGGTGAAGTATGTGATGAATGAATCCAATGTAGCTACCGTAAAAAGTGTGATGCAGACCGTATCCGCACAAGTTACAGCGACGTTGAACCGTGAAGTACAGCAAAACAGCATTCGGGGAGTGCTGAATCAATCAGGTATGGCTGACGATCAGGCGAATGTTATGGCAGCGGGGTTATCTTCCCGGGTGGAGGCAGAAGTGGAACGGCTGAATCCAGTTCATAATTTTGCTTTTTCCATGGTACCGATGTTGATTGTGACGGCTACGTTTACAGGTGCAATGCTGCTTGGCATGAATCTGCAAAAGGTTTCTGGTGAACTCAGTAGCAGGGCAGGGAAATGGGAACGTTTCTGGGCACGAAATATCATCAATGTTGGTGCTGCATTTATCGTATCGCTCGTTGGAGCAGGAATGATGCATGTGATGGGTGTATCATCAGCAGACGGATGGTGGATGTTATGGTTATTTCAGTTGTTGATTACTTTATCTTTTCTATTCGTGGCGCAATTGAGCTTGCTGCTGCTTGGAAATGCTGGGGCATGGTTAAATAGTGCCTTGTTGCCTCTGCTGATGTTGTCATCAGGCGCAACCATTCCTCGCGATGTCATGCCTGATTTCTATCAACAGATCGGACATTATCTGCCGGCAACCTACGCGGTGGAGGGGATGATGAATCTGGTGCTTGGCGGCAACGGGATTAGTCGTGATGTTATGCTTCTGGTGGTGATTGGAGCGGCGACGTTGGTTCTGGGAGTGATATGCACGTGGATCAAACGTTCAGGTCCTGCACAATCCGGCATTCCTTTGGAGTCCAAGTCTGCACCGACACCTGTCGCTCTGACTGGGAACCTGCCATCACCTGATCGTGGATAA
- a CDS encoding PadR family transcriptional regulator, with amino-acid sequence MNTQQVILGILHNQPCSGYEIKQYFEQYFSFFFDASFGTIYPTLAKMEKSGLLTKESVRQEGKPDKNVYTLTAEGSAEFNTYLMSPLEAEVFRSDFLMRLYFGELADEDTVTGWVRSELNRKELLYAELQRQMKQFGEQISPAQRLCMQVGLVQYEATIRLLKEQLASPQ; translated from the coding sequence ATGAACACGCAGCAGGTCATCCTCGGAATACTGCACAATCAGCCATGTTCCGGATATGAGATTAAGCAGTACTTTGAACAATACTTTTCATTTTTCTTCGATGCCAGCTTTGGCACCATATATCCTACACTTGCCAAGATGGAAAAGTCAGGGTTGTTAACCAAGGAATCCGTTAGACAAGAAGGGAAACCTGACAAAAATGTGTATACCTTAACAGCGGAAGGGTCTGCGGAGTTCAATACCTATTTGATGAGTCCCCTGGAAGCCGAGGTGTTCCGTTCTGATTTTCTGATGCGTCTGTATTTCGGAGAGCTGGCGGATGAAGATACTGTCACAGGCTGGGTACGGTCAGAGTTGAATCGTAAAGAATTGCTGTATGCTGAGCTGCAGCGCCAGATGAAGCAATTTGGCGAACAGATCTCACCTGCACAGCGTTTATGTATGCAAGTGGGGCTTGTGCAATACGAAGCTACCATCCGATTGCTCAAGGAGCAGTTAGCCTCGCCACAATAG
- a CDS encoding alpha-glycosidase, translated as MLLEAIFHQPKRNWAYAYDKDTIRLRLRAKKNDLTEVHALTGDKYAWDRTKELVPLTKYTSDSMFDYYEGQVKPPYHRLKYSFLLKSGTEQIWMTETDFQTHEPDDPGHMFQFPYIHPGAVFTPPAWVKDAIFYQIFPERFANGNPDLDPENVEAWGGEPTPFNFFGGDLQGVIDHLDYLEELGINAIYFTPIFEATTNHKYDTEDYLRVDRHFGDADTAKRLVELCHARGIRVLLDAVFNHSGKTFAPFVDVQKNGEKSKYKDWFHVHEFPLDVKDGVPTYETFGFEAHMPKLNTENPEVKAYLLEVAEYWIKEVGTDGWRLDVADEVDNAFWRDFRRVVKAANPDAYILGEVWNESSSWLQGDQFDASMNYPFTEAVNRFFVKDIMHAEQFANSIGRQLSRYALQASEVAFNLLDSHDTPRLLTLCEGDQRKMKLAALFQFTYMGTPCIYYGDEIGLDGDHDPGCRKCMEWDETKQDRELFTFYQKLIALRHAHPALRAEGSIRFLQAREGGSQLVMERQDEKERILILFNRSEETAIVELEAGAGEWTELFGENYRTAKEEGILAVELPAYGYAVLSTDIA; from the coding sequence ATGCTGCTGGAAGCCATCTTTCATCAACCGAAACGGAACTGGGCCTATGCCTACGATAAGGATACCATTCGTCTTCGTCTGCGTGCCAAAAAGAATGATCTCACCGAGGTACATGCCCTGACTGGGGACAAATACGCCTGGGATCGTACCAAAGAACTGGTTCCTTTAACCAAATATACATCCGATTCCATGTTTGATTATTATGAGGGGCAAGTAAAGCCTCCGTATCACCGTCTGAAGTACTCCTTCCTGCTAAAAAGTGGCACAGAACAGATCTGGATGACCGAAACGGATTTCCAAACGCATGAACCAGACGATCCTGGTCACATGTTCCAGTTCCCGTATATCCACCCCGGAGCTGTATTTACACCGCCTGCATGGGTGAAGGATGCGATTTTCTATCAGATCTTCCCTGAACGATTCGCCAATGGCAACCCTGACCTTGATCCAGAAAATGTGGAAGCGTGGGGTGGTGAGCCGACCCCATTTAACTTTTTCGGTGGTGATCTCCAGGGCGTCATCGACCATCTGGATTACCTTGAAGAGTTGGGCATCAACGCCATTTATTTTACACCGATCTTCGAGGCAACAACCAATCACAAATACGATACCGAAGATTATCTGCGAGTAGATCGGCATTTTGGTGATGCAGATACAGCCAAACGGCTTGTTGAGCTGTGCCATGCGCGCGGAATCCGGGTGCTATTGGATGCGGTGTTCAATCATTCCGGGAAGACGTTTGCGCCGTTTGTGGATGTACAAAAAAACGGGGAGAAGTCCAAATACAAGGACTGGTTCCATGTACATGAATTTCCGCTGGACGTGAAGGATGGCGTTCCTACGTATGAAACCTTCGGATTCGAAGCCCACATGCCGAAGCTAAACACGGAAAATCCTGAGGTGAAGGCATATTTGCTGGAGGTGGCCGAATACTGGATCAAGGAAGTGGGTACCGACGGCTGGCGGCTGGATGTCGCGGATGAAGTGGATAATGCGTTCTGGCGTGACTTCCGCCGTGTGGTCAAGGCTGCGAATCCGGATGCCTATATCTTGGGTGAGGTATGGAATGAGTCCTCCTCCTGGCTGCAAGGCGATCAGTTCGATGCCTCGATGAACTATCCATTTACGGAAGCCGTGAATCGTTTTTTTGTAAAAGATATCATGCACGCCGAACAGTTCGCGAACTCGATCGGTCGACAGCTGTCCCGCTATGCGCTGCAAGCCAGCGAAGTGGCGTTTAATCTGTTGGACAGCCACGATACACCACGATTGCTCACCTTATGTGAGGGCGACCAGCGGAAGATGAAACTGGCCGCGCTGTTCCAATTCACTTATATGGGCACTCCGTGCATTTATTATGGAGACGAGATTGGGCTGGACGGGGATCATGATCCCGGTTGTCGGAAATGTATGGAGTGGGACGAGACGAAGCAGGACCGCGAGCTGTTCACCTTTTATCAGAAGCTAATCGCACTTCGCCATGCCCACCCTGCCCTGCGTGCAGAAGGCAGCATTCGCTTCCTGCAGGCCCGCGAAGGCGGAAGCCAGCTTGTGATGGAACGACAGGATGAGAAAGAGCGCATTCTGATCCTGTTCAATCGTTCGGAAGAAACTGCTATTGTCGAGCTGGAGGCAGGCGCCGGAGAATGGACGGAGTTATTTGGCGAGAATTATCGCACAGCCAAGGAAGAGGGAATCTTGGCCGTTGAGCTGCCCGCATATGGATATGCTGTACTAAGTACAGATATCGCGTAG